The nucleotide sequence CGCCTACGGGTGTGCAGGAATGGCAGGTATGTTTGCCTGATGAGGTAAGGTTTTATTCCGGATGAAATTTAAATATTACTTAGGCTTCATATTGCTAATCTCTGTATCGCAAAAAACACCCTGTCACTTATTATCTGAGTCCACCCGCCAATTGTTAATACTGTCCAGACAGCAAGTTCTGGTGGTTGCTGATCAGGGCACAGATAATAATGGGCAGATGTTCTGTTATCAAAAGAACGGAGAGAAGTGGTATAAAGCCTGCTCAGACATTCCTGTTGTATTAGGGCGTAATGGCCTGAACAAACAGAAGGAGGGGGATCAAAAAAGTCCTTCTGGTATTTTTAAACTAACCCGTGCTTTTGGTTATAGCTCTAAGGCTCCCGCAGGAGCCACCATGCCATGGATAGCTTTGAAGAAATCTTCTTTGTGTATTGATGACCCTGACTCAAAGCATTACAACCAGATTATTGACCGTAGCGACGAAGGCATAATCCCTGACTGGGAAAGTGCTGAAAAAATGCGTCGTGACATCTACTACCAGGATAACTTATACGAGTTTGGCCTCATACCGGAAGTCAGTTCGGAAATAGGCTCCTGTGTGTTCTTTCACGTCTGGAGAGGTGAGAACAAGCCAACCGTCGGGTGTACAGCAATGAGTAAAGCAAATATTCTTGAGCTTCTTCAGTGGCTGTCCCCCGACATGAACCCTGTGGTTATTCAGGGAGATAAAAAACAGATTCAAAACATACAGGAAAACGGGTTTCTGCAATACCATAATGCCTTCAACTAAGCGCTTCTCTTTTATCAGAATTGCCCTGCTGGTGCTGTTCAGCGAGGGTGGCAATATCTGTTAAACTGCCTGCATTGATGTATTCAGGTTTTAGAGACATGTCTCACAATGAAATGGGTATCAAGCCCATCCTTTTTGATGAACTGGCAGACAGACTGGTAGAGCTGGGCGGTGGCAGTCACCCATCGGAATTGCATGGTTTGCTGTGTGGCCTGCTGGCAGGCGGAGAACGCCCGGGTGTGGAAGCCTGGCAACGTCAGGTCGCAGGTATGTTGAGCGATGAGCCGCTGGATGAAGTGAGCCTGCAACAATTTGCCGCTATGTATGAGGGTACCCGCTTGCAGCTGGAGCAGGGAGATTTTGGCATTCAGGTACTTTTACCTGATGATGAAGAGTCGATGGAGCAGCGCACTGAAGCGCTGGGTCTTTGGTGCCATGGTTTTCTCTCGGGTTTTGGTGAAAGTGCTGCCAGCAAGAAACTGAGTGAAGACCTGAACGGCATCCTGCACGATTTCTCTGAGATCGCCCAGATTCAGGAATCGGATGAAAGCGATGAAACCGAGCGCTTTTTCCTGGAAGTCAGTGAATATGTGCGCATGGCGCTGCTGAATGTGTTTGCGGAAATGAATTCAGACGAAGAAGCGGCAGCACCGGTGCCAGCCGAAGAAAATAGTCGTCTGCATTAAACAGCCATGAGCGGAAACAGCCATAAGCTGCATTTTCATCGTAAATAATAAATACAAACAGCTATGAATAGCCCTTCATGGCTAATGAAATCGGGGGAGATATGACGGAGAAGCAGTTCGATATCCTGATTATCGGAGGAGGGCTGGTAGGCACCAGTTTTCTGTGTGCGCTGGAACCCATTATAAAAAGTCATCAGCTTAAGGTCGGACTGATTGAAAGCCATGATCTTGATAAGCCAGGGGACACTCCACCCAGCTATGATGCCAGGGCATCGGCGCTTTCATACGGTACCCGTCTTATTTATGAGCAGCTGGGCATCTGGAAAGAACTGTCTGACGATGCAATGCCAATTCTTGATATCCATGTTTCGGACAGAGGGCATTTTGGTCAGGTACACCTTAACCACAATGAAGAACATGTTCCGGCGTTGGGTTATGTGATCGAAAACTTTCGTTTGGGTAAGGTATTGCTCAGGCGTCTTAAAGCTTTTCGTGACCAGCAGTTGATCAAGGTGTTAAGCCCTGCTGAAGTCACTGGCATCAAGCCTGTTCCGGAAGCCCGAATGGCGGTTGAAGTGGTTACGGGGAATGACCAAAGTGACTCTCAAGGTAACTCTCAAGGTAACTCGCAAGGTAGCTATCAAAATAGCTATCAAAATAGCTATCAGGCTGACCTGATCATTCTTGCGGATGGTGGTCGTTCGTCACTGCTGGATAAACTGAACATATCCCGTAAACAGTTTGACTATCAGCAGCATGCCCTGGTGGCGAATGTGTCCCTTGATCGCCCTCACGCGGGCATTGCGTACGAACGGTTTGCCGGTGAAGGCCCAATGGCGTTATTGCCCCTGACAGGCACTGAAGCCGGAGATTACCGATGTGGTCTGGTGTGGACGCTGCCAAACCGACAGATTGATGACTATATGGCACTGGATGAAGAGTCGTTTATGGAGCGACTGCAACAGCTGTTTGGCACGCGTGCCGGGCGGTTTGTCCGGCTGGGTCAGAGAAGCAGCTACCCGTTGTCCTTAAATGTTGCCAGAGAGCAGGTTCGTCCAGGTCTTGTGGTGCTGGGCAATGCTGCCCATGTCATGCACCCTGTTGCCGGGCAGGGATACAATCTGGCGATCAGGGATGCGATGGCACTGGTGAGTAATATATCGGACTCTCTGGCTGCGGGAAAATCGCCCGGTCAGCTGAGTCAGTTATTGCAGTATGTTGAAGGTCAGAAACGGGACCAGACTATGACGCTGGATTTCTGTGACAACCTGGTCAAACTCTTTGCCCGAAAAGAGACTGGAGTGATTCTGGCCCGTAATCTTGGGCTGACCGGATTGAATGTCAGTCGTCGCCTGAAGACCCGTTTTGCCCGAAAAGCCATGGGGCTTTGATCTGATCAGGGAAGGAGTATGTTCCTATGCAAAGCTATGATGTTGTCATCGTTGGTGGTGGAATGGTGGGCGCCGCACTGGCGTTGAGTCTGAGTGAAACCTCCCTGCGAACAGTCGTTATTGACCAGTATCGTCTGAAGCCTGATCTGGTTTCAGAAAGTGACCCTTATTCTCCACGGGTCAGCGCCCTGACAGAAGCTTCAGTGCAATTGTTTAAACGTCTGGGTGTCTGGGACACCCTGTTATCCCAAAGGGTTTGTCCATACCGGCACATGCGGGTCTGGGATGGTGAAGGTACCGGGGAGATAGCCTTTGATGCCGGGTCGACAGGTTATCCACAGCTGGGGTATATCGTTGAGAACCCGGTGATTCGGGCATCTTTGTTAAAAGGGCTGGAGAATACATCGGTTGACCTGCTGGAGGTTTCGGGCGAATTGACATTCAGGCAGCTTGAAGCGGGTTATGAGGTATTAGTTGAAAGCGGGCAGGCATTTCATTGCCGGTTGCTGGTAGGCGCTGACGGTGCCGAGTCTGCGGTAAGAAAATGGGCGGGTATTCCGCAGTCACAAAAAGATTGTCTGCATCATGCCATTGTCACTACAGTTGAGATTGAAAAAAACCATCAGGATACGGCCTGGCAGGTTTTTCTTGATACCGGCCCTCTGGCATTTCTGCCTGTGCCTGATCAAAACGACAGACATTACTGCTCTATTGTCTGGTCACTACTGCCTGAGCGTGCTGATGAGGTGATGTCTCTTGATGAAGAAGCGTTCTGCAAAGTGCTGGGCAACGCTTTTGAACACCGTCTGGGTAAAATTATCCGGGCAGATCAGCGCTACCGTTTTCCCCTCAAACATCGTCATGCCAGGCAATATTACCGGGAAGGCATTGTGCTGGTGGGAGACGCCTGCCATACCATTCATCCTCTGGCGGGGCAGGGTGTGAACCTGGGGCTGCAGGATGTCGAAACGTTAAGCCGGGAATTAATCCGTGCCTGTGAGCGTGGCGATGATATTGCAGGTGAGCATATTCTCGGGCGTTATCAGCGTCATCGCAAAGGTGCCAACATGACCATGTTAGCGGCGATGGATGGCTTTCAGCATTTGTTTCATGCTGACGATCTGGCTATTCGCTGGTTACGTAACACGGGTTTAAAACTGGCTAATAATTCTCATTTAATAAAAGAGTGCATTGTTAAACAGGCAATGGGAATTAGCGAAACTAGGTGAAGACTGGTTAAACCGAAAATTTTTTCTATTCTGTTCGCAAGGTTAATTCTAAAGCGAACAGAATAATGAGTAACTTCTGTAGCTGGAGGGGCTGGAGGGTACTGCTGGCTCTTTTAGCGACCGCTTACCTGCTACCCCATTTTGCAGCTGCTGAGTCTCCGGATCTGGTTATCAGTCTGGTTCGCCATGGTGATCGTTCTCCCCGGGTACCTTTGAATGAAGCCCTCTGGCCTATGGGTAACGGTGAGCTGACATTAAAGGGGGTAAAGCAGTGCTACGAGCTGGGGAAAAAGCTCAGACAACGCTACTTCTCTGATGATTTTCCTGAAACCTGGCACAGTGGTTACAGCCGACATATTGCTAAAAGCCTGAATCGCACCATCCAGTCTGCCAATGCCATCCTTCAGGGCTTTTATCCTGCAGGGGTGGCTGAAACCGGCCTGCCGAACCAGACGCAAACTCCCTCTTTGTTTGTCTATCCTCCGGAATCTGACTTTCTGTTCGGTGCCCATCACATTTGTCCGGGATTTGTGAAACGCATGGAAGCTCTGGAAAACAGTGCGACATGGCGACAGAAAAAAGCGAGCTATGGAGCGCGCTTTTCACACTGGGCAAAAGTGGCTAACCGGCCGAAACAGATTTTTTCCCTGATTCCTCTGATAGATGCCGTTTTCATCCGCAAGCTTTACAACATCCCGTTGCCTGATGATCTGACCCCTGCAGATCAGGAACAACTGATTGGTTTGCTGGACTGGTTTTTCACCGAACTGATTAAAGATAAGCAAATGCTCCAGCTCCTGAGTGCAAATTTTATTCAGGAACTGATCGACACTCTTGATGGCTATCAAGCCCGGAGTCAGGCTTGCAAGCCCGCCCGCCATAAAACCTGTAAAGGGAGTCATTGCGAACGCTTTGTCCTTTATGTGGCCAGTGATCTTAACCTGCTGACATTTCTGGCCATTATGGGGGTTGCACGCACTCAGAATGTCGTCGGCTACGGGTCTCACCTTGATCTTCTTGTGAGCAGCAGTGAGGCAAGAAAGCCCGTCGTTAAATGGTTTCTCGATGATGAGCCTCTAATATTAACTGCCTGTCAGGGGGACTGTTCGCTTGAGCAAGTGCTATCCCTGCTCAGAAAACAGCTACCAGAGAACTGGCAGGCGTTATGTGAATTTGGGTCAGGCGTACAGCTTAAAGGCAGCCGTTTTCAGTACTACGACCATAACAGTGAGACGACAAAAGAAAATGACTGATTTTGTGAACTATATTTACTCAGCTCCGTCAAACGATGGTGAACAAATACTAAATTGAGCCCGTATCATTGGTTCCCGGATGTTTTATATGGTTTTCATATAGATGTTAGGCAATGGTTCTCAGGGTTCAGTCCCCGGAAGGAGAATTGAATGCGTAAAGTTGTTTCGGTAGGTTTTCTGCCCGCAGTGGCTGTATTGGCCATTCTGCAGGGATGCAGCAAGCCCAAAGAATGCCCAAAAGTGACGCCTGTGGTTGACGATAGCCGCCCTGCAGCCGTTGAAGAATCTTACGACTGTTCCATAGTCGACAACAGTGACCCCATGAAACAGACCTGGTGTGAAGCCAGAAGCTTGTTTGATGAGAGCGCTGCGGCAGGTGATCCTGAGGCCTTTGGTCCTTTCCTGAAAGGTTTCCGTCAGGGCATCAACGATGGCAGGCGTGCTGAAGTCAGCAGTGTTGCCCGGGAACCACTTGAAGGACAGAATGAAAAGCCTTTCGAAGCAGGCTACCGTGCAGGCTACAACGGCATGGTTGATAAGCTGGGCATTCTGGAATATGACTGTCGGGACGGCGAGCAGGCCAGTGAATATAAAGATCGCTGGTGTGAAGCTGAAGACGCCTATCGAATTGCCGGTGTAGGCAGCAGTGATAATCCATTTATGAGAGGTCGCTTTGTTGATGGTTATATGGCGGGTGGGCGTGTAGCGCTGACCGTACCAACCTCTATGGAGTCTTTCTTCAGTGGTGAGAATCCGGAAGGTAAGCAACCGGCAATATTCAAGCCTGAGGATAGTGAAAATCTGCAGGGAACCACTCTGGCGTTCTATCGTGGCTTTGATGAAGGTTACAAGGCAATGATTGCCAGTATCCGTGAATCCATTAATCAGGTGATGCAGCAGATGCAGATTCCAAACGATATGCAACTGCCTGAAGGCCTGATGCCTCCTCAACCGGATCAGGGGCAGTAAGATCTGGCTTGACAGAAGAAAGCCCGGATACTGGCTTTCTTCTTCTAATGATTTAAAAAAGGAGTTTTAAACATGCGTAAAAGAATTTACCTGAAATTTGTCATATTATTATTTGCTGTTTTGAATGTTTGCTCATCAAAAGCAGAAGTTATGGCTGTTTTTCATGAAAGCTATCGTTATGACCCGGCTATTGAAGTTGTAATAGATAATTATATTAAAAGTGCTGAAGTTAAAGGTCATAAAATAATAAAAGTATTTGTACCTACGCAGACAATCACTGAACTGGCAGATAGCATTCATATTAATTTGCTTAGTCAGGATGTGGCTTTAAAAGATATTTCAGGTATTAATTTTTATGGTCCTGTATTGTCTGAAAAAGTAACTGTTAATTCGACAGAACTTTCTGGTTACAGTCTGTTCAGACTTCAAAATATTATTTATGAACCTCAGGCATCTGATGATGTGCTTTTAGTTAAAAGTGATCATATGTTTGATATAGTGAGATGGGTCTCTCATCAGTCTTTTAAGTCTAATAAAGAGTTAATTAATCATTTAAACAAATCATCGAAAAATATTGCACCTGATAACTCTGTGAATCTTGGAATTCAGCACCTGAAGGACTTAGAAGAAAATATTTATAAATGTATACCGTATTTCTATGGAGCATATATACAACAGCGAGATGATATCCGTATTCTCTATAAAGGATTATCATGGCTTCTCTTTTACGCAACTCTCTCATTACCACAGCTTGTAGAGCCCAATCTTTCCGGCTTCACCAAAACGGCGAAGGATATAGCAAGATTGTGTAGTTTGGGAGCGATGAGTTACTACATGCTAAGCTTTGTGCCTACCTACACAGACAGGTTGTTGAAAGGAAACGAGATAAATGCTGAAGAGTTTTGCCGTAAATTCATTATCCCTGTCATGAACAATGACGGGTTGTTAAAAACTTTCCAAAAGAACGATCAGTTTTAATAATCGTTTCCAGAATGTTAACCGGGACCGCATTGCCTGAGCCATAAGACAGCAGTGTGATTCAGGCTTCTTCAAAACGGTGTATGCAACACTAACTTTGCAAAAGCGGAAGATAAACTGCTAAATTCTAGTGTGTAAAAGAATCATTTATGGAATGGAGGCAGCATGCACACGGCAGTGTTTTCAATCAGCCTGAACTCTGAGCAGGTTTTGCTCTATTACAAAGGCAAAAAACACCGGGTTCAGGTGCGAACCAGAGAAGGCTTCACCATGAGCCTGCCTTACGACATTCTGCTACAGCATGTCACCCGTGAAGGCATTCACGGAACCTTTGAAATATCCTATAGCGATGATGGCAAGCTGGGTGATTTGCGCCGTCTGAGTTAATACAGCCCTGAGCTAATACAGCCCTGAGCTAATAAACAGCATAGGCAGACACAAAAGAGGCATTGTCAAAAACAATGCCTCTTTTGTATTGAACTGCATTAAGCCGCAGATATTACGCAGCGCTGGTGATGATGGTGTACTTTTCCATCAACTCCTCTTTGGATTCCTGGTGTTCAGGGTTCAGCTCAATGCAGTCGACAGGGCAGACATTCTGACACTGAGGCTCATCGTAATGACCCACGCACTCTGTACACAGAGTCGGGTCAATTTCATAGATTTCATCTCCCGGGGAGATGGCGCTGTTAGGACACTCAGGTTCGCAGACGTCGCAGTTGATGCAATCGTCAACAATGACTAAAGCCATGGGGTCTTCTCCGAAAAGCCTGTTCTGATCAATTCAGTCTTTCTGACCAAATTTTTCAGCCAGAGCCTTGCCAACGCAAGGGTCTACAAAATTCGTTATATCTCCACCCAGAGACGCGATTTCACGCACCAGGGTTGAGGATATATACGAATACTGCTCCGCAGGCGTCAGAAACAGGCTGTCTACAGATGGCGCCAGAACACGGTTCATGTTCGCCATCTGAAATTCATACTCAAAGTCAGAAACAGCACGCAAACCACGCAGAATCACGGTTGCCTGCTGCTCTTCCAGAAATTTTGCCAACAGAGAACTAAAGCCAGTGACCTTGACATTATCAAGGTGAGCAATGCTTTCCTCAGCTAATCGAACCCGCTCGTTCAGGTCGAATAAAGGTTTTTTTGTGGGGCTGGCAGCCACCGCAATAACAACTTCGTCGAAGATGCGAGCGGCGCGCTCGACCAGATCCATATGGCCTTTAGTGATCGGGTCAAAAGTGCCAGGATAGATAACTTTGCTCATCGAAAGTGCTTTTCCTGCTATATCCTCCTAAACGGAGGTTGTGTTGGCAAATCAGGGCGCAATCGTAACGAAATCAGCCTTCAGGCTCAAATTTATCAACCGCAATCGGAGTAAGTAGACAGCCATCAACTCAAGCGGTTGATGGGCTGCGCAGGAAGTTTAATGTCAATCATCGTGTTGCAAGAAACTTCAGAATAGCCTGCTTAAACTTGCTGTTATGGGGGGGGAAGATCAGTTTTACTGAATTTAAGCGCCCCTTGGACAGAACTGATTTCGCTTTGCTGAAGGTCAGGAATCCCTCCTGCCCGTGGTAGTGACCCATGCCTGAAGGCCCGATGCCGCCAAATGGCATATCGTCGATGGCAACGTGCATCAGTGTTTCGTTAATGCAGACACCACCAGAGTGGGTCTGTTGCTGTACCTGATTCTGGCGCTGTTTACTGGATCCGAAATAATACAGTGCCAGAGGGCGGGGGCGCGTCCGAACAAAGTCGATCCCTTCTTCAAGGTTATCAATCGCAATGACCGGCAGCAACGGACCAAAGATTTCCTGTTGCATTACCTTCATGTCGTCTGTGGCATTCAGAATCAGGTGCGGAGGAATACGACGAGAACCGTCAGTGATGGTTTCATCATCCAGAGTTACAACAGTAGCGCCTTTGTCTCTGGCATCCTGAATTAACGACAAAAGTCGTTGATGCTGGCGATTATTAATAATGGCTGAATAGTCACTATTACCGCTGACGGTTGGGTACATTGACCGGAACGTCTTAAAATAGGCGTCGATGAACGCCTGCTGCCGTGACTTGTTGATAAGAATGTAATCTGGTGCCACACAGGTTTGACCGGCATTCAGGGACTTACCATAGCAGATGCGTTCGGCTGCTTCCTGCAATGGAAAGTCATTGTCTATGATCACCGGCGATTTACCACCCAGCTCCAGAGTCACAGGTGTAAGGTTGTCGGCAGCGGCACGCATCACATGCTTGCCAACCGATGTTGAGCCGGTAAACAACAGATGGTCAAAAGGCAGTCTGGAAAAAGCAGCGGCAACATCTGCCTCACCGTTGATCACAGTAACAAGACCGTCCGGAAAGGTTCTGGCAATAATATCAGCCATCAGTTTTGAGGTTTCCGGAGTGAACTCAGACAATTTCAGCATGCAGCGATTTCCGGCTGCCAGTGCGGCAACTAATGGCCCCATAGCCAGAAACAGCGGGTAGTTCCAGGGAACAATAATGCCTACAACCCCCACCGGCTGATAAATGACCCTGGCTGAAGCTGGCTGCAGGTGCAGTGGTACGCGCCGACGGCTGGGCTTCATCCATTTTTTCAGGCGTTTGCTGGCGTAAGCAATATCACTCAGGGAGGACATAAATTCCGCCAGCAATGTTTCATTGCGGGAACGTCCACCAAAGTCGGTATCAATTGCCTGAATAAGGTCTTCCTGATGATTGAGTAAGGCCTGCTTGAGTTGCTGTAGCCATTTGCGCCGCTCAGAGGCGTCAGGGCAAGGGTTTTGAAGGAAGGCTTTCTGCTGTTTGCGCAACTGTCCTGCCAGTGTGTTTTTTATATCAATAGCTGGTATTTCAGTTGCGCTGGTGGTTTGCTTATTATTTTCCAGAACGATCTCACTCATAACCTGCTGCCCTCCGGTGGTAGAGGGTCAGTGTGCCAGAGATTGAATTTAAAGCTCAATGACTTTTTGAAGACTATCAGTAGTCGCTTTCATGCCATTCATTAGAGTTAAGGTATTCGCTTGCAGCTTTGATAATTTCAATGCCTTGCTTTTTGCTCAGTTCCTCGGTGTGTAGCGATGCATCTATTAATTTTGTTTTCAATGAGTCCAGTTGTGCATTGATCGACTCTTCAGGCGTGTCATTGTGACTCTCGCTAGCCAGTTCAGATGAGCGGAATTTCAGGTATGCCTCATCAGTTATTGGCTCTTTCCAATATATGGAATTAATACAGTATTCCGCCGCGCAGATCAGTTCTTTTTCATCTCTGGGGAGTGTTGAAAGGGCAGGCCAGTGCTTTAAAGTTTCGCTCAATTCTGTATAGGCAAGTTCTTTCCGGAGGTCGTGTGTGTTTTTTAAACTATAAGTTGATTCTTTTGATTCAAAAATCAATGGCTCAGAGCGAGGTGATGTTGATGCCGGGATTGAATCTGCAGAGAGCTCTTCTTCGGCAGCGTCAAGTGTCGATGTAGGCAAGTGACTATCAGGCTCAAACTCTTCAAAAAATTCACACGCAGCCAGTATCGTTTTTTCTATGTCGGGATTACCATTTTTATTCATTAAGGATATACCTAAAAGTTCCTGTAAATCCATTAGGCTATTGTTTTTCTTATCTCTAAATTTTTGAGCGTACCCTTTATTGGATCCCTCTATTTCTTCAGACCTGCTACTTCTGTTAGCAAATTTTTCTAAGTCTTTATATATGTATGTTTTTGCGACTAATTCTCTGTGCTGTTTGAGTTGTTCAATGCTTTTTTCGGCGAGATAAATCAGATTTATTTCAGAGCGGGTATTAAGTCTAATTTTGTATTTTTCTTGTAATATTTTTTCTAGTCTGGAGAAGGCTTTTTGTGTTTTTTCTTGCTTTTCTTTACTCCATTTATTTGAGTGCTTCAATTTTTTTCTTATTGGCTTTGGAGTAGTGCCTGCAACTATTCCAAGCAAATCCATATTTTCATTTAGTTCACTGAATTCTTTTTCTGGTAAGGATTCGCTCATTAATAATTTAGCCTTATTATATAAGGCGTTGGCATAATGTTTGTTTCTTTCCTTATCATTGTCATGATAAATCTGTTTAGATATCTTGTTTCTTAAGGTAATTAACTGAACATAAATTTTTTCATCTACAGTAATATGTTTTTTTAGTTTTGTTGTTTTTTGTATTAATTGATTGATATTTTCTATATTTATTTTCAGTTTTCGCTGCTTTTGTTCTTTCTTTAGCTTGTTCTCTAAGTTGAAATCAACAAGGACTTTAGCTAATTCATCAAGTGAATCCTGGCATGAATTGACTATTTCATTATCTTTAGAATCAAGTAGTTTTTTTTCATACTGAGCCAGTTTGTCTGCTGTTTTGTCTGCTGTTTTGTCTTCTTGCTTTAGGCTATCTGTATTAACGCCTTTTGTATTTAGCCATTGTTCAACATATTTTACTGCATCCCTTTTATTAGTTCTAAGAATTCCACTCTCCAGGGGATGTTTAGCATTAGCTTCTTGCCTTTTTTTTTCAGATGTATTCGGCTCTTCAGCTAATTGAACTTTTCGTTTCTTGACAGGCTTTTCTTCCTGATCGTCACAGATGATGGGTGACGAGAGATTTCGCTTAATGGCCTTGTGCGGTATAAGCCTGGGCGTTGATACAGACTCAGAATAAGCGGCGCTGGTTGAAGCCTCGCTATGATAAATAGGTTGTGATGCTCTGTTTATGCTGTCCATAGCTGTTTATTAATCCTCAATGCTGTCAAAAAAGATCGTTCGGTTCTATTTTGATAGCTGATTAGCAGGAAAGTTCCGGTACTAAGATATGATTTGTAGAAGGGAGGGCGTGTCAGCTCCTGGCTGGAGCTGACACGAAAAGCTAATCAGCAGATGCGGTCAGCTTTGTAGTAAGCGGAAGCCGCGTCAATACCATTGTCAAACTGAGTCTGACCGTCGGTAGAGGTCTTCAGGTTCTCGCGGGATTCAGCGGTTTCAGCGGGCAGCAGGTGGTCTACAGCGGCTTTTTCTTCCAGCAGTTCCTGCTCAGTCTTCTTCATCATGGCCTGACCGTATTCGTTGACTTCCAGGTCTTTAATAATCTGGTAGCTGCCGAATTCGCAGATACATGGGAAGGAGTAGTAGATGCCCTTGGCGACGCCATAGCTGCCATCGGAGATGATGCCCATGCTGACAATTTTGCCTTCACTGCCCAGAGCCCAGTCGCGCATGTGGTCCAGACCTGCCTGAGCAGCGGAAGCCGCTGAAGACAGACCGCGCCATTCGATGATTTCAGCACCACGCTTCTGGATACGGGGTGTGAACTCAGTTTTGTACCAGTCTTCGTCGACCTGATCGATAACAGACTCACCACCCAGAACGGTTGCATTGTGCAGATCCGGGTACATGGTTGGGGAGTGGTTACCCCAGACAACAACACCGTCGATGTCTGAAGGGTTCACGCCCAGCTTGTTGCCCAGAATGCCCTGGGAACGGTTGTGGTCCAGACGGGTCATGGCACAGAACTGGGATGGGTTCAGGTCAGGCGCGTTACGGGACAGAATCAGGCAGTTGGTGTTAGCCGGGTTACCGATGACCAGTGCTTTAACATCGCGGTTAGCCACTTCGTTCAGAGCCTTGCCCTGTTCGGAGAAAATAGCCGCATTAGCTTCCAGCAGGTCAGCGCGTTCCATGCCCTTGGAGCGAGGACGGGCGCCTACCAGCATAGCGTAGTGAACGCCTTTAAAACCGTCGAATGGGTTGTCGTGCAGGGTGATGCCGTGAATGAGTGGGAATGAGCAGTCTTCCAGCTCCATGGCTACGCCGCGCAGCTTGTCCATTGCCTGTGGAATTTCAACCAGTTGCAGAATAACTGGCTGGTCAGCCCCCAGCATTTCACCAGCGGCAATCTTGAACAGCAGAGAGTAGCTGATGTTACCGGCTGCGCCAGTCACCGCAATGCGTACAGGTTGTTTCATGAAACCGCTCCTTAGGTTTTATAAATAGTATTAAGTTCAAAATCGCTGTCGTCCGGCATCTTACAATTTTACCGACGATGCTTTTTTTGATCAGGATCAGCGTCGTGAAGGTTACTTAGACAAACGGGGTGTGTCCACTATTTACGCTGTTGAAATGTCGTATGAGGGATTACCATGACACAGCCGGGGCGGTTTTAATGATTACGACCACTTTCAAATCAGGAATGAGCGTATGAAAATCAACTGCGATATGGGAGAAAGCTTTGGTATCTGGAGCCTGGGATGCGACGAAGACATAATGCCTTATCTGGATATGGCAAACATTGCCTGCGGTATGCACGCATCTGATCCGTCAGTCATGACAAAAACCGTGAAAATGGCGAAGCAGTATAAGGTTAGTATTGGCGCTCACCCTGGCTATGCAGACCTTCAGGGATTTGGGCGTCGTTATATTCCCATGAAATCCAGTGATCTTACGGCATTGTTTATTTATCAGGTGGGCGCTTTGCAGGCCATTTGTCAGAGTGAAAATACGACACTGGACTATGTAAAACCTCACGGTGCTTTGTATAACGTC is from Endozoicomonas gorgoniicola and encodes:
- a CDS encoding YfhL family 4Fe-4S dicluster ferredoxin, producing the protein MALVIVDDCINCDVCEPECPNSAISPGDEIYEIDPTLCTECVGHYDEPQCQNVCPVDCIELNPEHQESKEELMEKYTIITSAA
- a CDS encoding UPF0149 family protein; amino-acid sequence: MSHNEMGIKPILFDELADRLVELGGGSHPSELHGLLCGLLAGGERPGVEAWQRQVAGMLSDEPLDEVSLQQFAAMYEGTRLQLEQGDFGIQVLLPDDEESMEQRTEALGLWCHGFLSGFGESAASKKLSEDLNGILHDFSEIAQIQESDESDETERFFLEVSEYVRMALLNVFAEMNSDEEAAAPVPAEENSRLH
- a CDS encoding UbiH/UbiF/VisC/COQ6 family ubiquinone biosynthesis hydroxylase, with amino-acid sequence MQSYDVVIVGGGMVGAALALSLSETSLRTVVIDQYRLKPDLVSESDPYSPRVSALTEASVQLFKRLGVWDTLLSQRVCPYRHMRVWDGEGTGEIAFDAGSTGYPQLGYIVENPVIRASLLKGLENTSVDLLEVSGELTFRQLEAGYEVLVESGQAFHCRLLVGADGAESAVRKWAGIPQSQKDCLHHAIVTTVEIEKNHQDTAWQVFLDTGPLAFLPVPDQNDRHYCSIVWSLLPERADEVMSLDEEAFCKVLGNAFEHRLGKIIRADQRYRFPLKHRHARQYYREGIVLVGDACHTIHPLAGQGVNLGLQDVETLSRELIRACERGDDIAGEHILGRYQRHRKGANMTMLAAMDGFQHLFHADDLAIRWLRNTGLKLANNSHLIKECIVKQAMGISETR
- the ubiH gene encoding 2-octaprenyl-6-methoxyphenyl hydroxylase — translated: MANEIGGDMTEKQFDILIIGGGLVGTSFLCALEPIIKSHQLKVGLIESHDLDKPGDTPPSYDARASALSYGTRLIYEQLGIWKELSDDAMPILDIHVSDRGHFGQVHLNHNEEHVPALGYVIENFRLGKVLLRRLKAFRDQQLIKVLSPAEVTGIKPVPEARMAVEVVTGNDQSDSQGNSQGNSQGSYQNSYQNSYQADLIILADGGRSSLLDKLNISRKQFDYQQHALVANVSLDRPHAGIAYERFAGEGPMALLPLTGTEAGDYRCGLVWTLPNRQIDDYMALDEESFMERLQQLFGTRAGRFVRLGQRSSYPLSLNVAREQVRPGLVVLGNAAHVMHPVAGQGYNLAIRDAMALVSNISDSLAAGKSPGQLSQLLQYVEGQKRDQTMTLDFCDNLVKLFARKETGVILARNLGLTGLNVSRRLKTRFARKAMGL
- a CDS encoding L,D-transpeptidase family protein — translated: MVADQGTDNNGQMFCYQKNGEKWYKACSDIPVVLGRNGLNKQKEGDQKSPSGIFKLTRAFGYSSKAPAGATMPWIALKKSSLCIDDPDSKHYNQIIDRSDEGIIPDWESAEKMRRDIYYQDNLYEFGLIPEVSSEIGSCVFFHVWRGENKPTVGCTAMSKANILELLQWLSPDMNPVVIQGDKKQIQNIQENGFLQYHNAFN
- a CDS encoding histidine phosphatase family protein, whose product is MSNFCSWRGWRVLLALLATAYLLPHFAAAESPDLVISLVRHGDRSPRVPLNEALWPMGNGELTLKGVKQCYELGKKLRQRYFSDDFPETWHSGYSRHIAKSLNRTIQSANAILQGFYPAGVAETGLPNQTQTPSLFVYPPESDFLFGAHHICPGFVKRMEALENSATWRQKKASYGARFSHWAKVANRPKQIFSLIPLIDAVFIRKLYNIPLPDDLTPADQEQLIGLLDWFFTELIKDKQMLQLLSANFIQELIDTLDGYQARSQACKPARHKTCKGSHCERFVLYVASDLNLLTFLAIMGVARTQNVVGYGSHLDLLVSSSEARKPVVKWFLDDEPLILTACQGDCSLEQVLSLLRKQLPENWQALCEFGSGVQLKGSRFQYYDHNSETTKEND
- a CDS encoding DUF2835 family protein — encoded protein: MHTAVFSISLNSEQVLLYYKGKKHRVQVRTREGFTMSLPYDILLQHVTREGIHGTFEISYSDDGKLGDLRRLS